A genomic segment from Bubalus bubalis isolate 160015118507 breed Murrah chromosome 5, NDDB_SH_1, whole genome shotgun sequence encodes:
- the LOC102401392 gene encoding solute carrier family 2, facilitated glucose transporter member 5 isoform X2 translates to MEPQDPDKREGRLTPVIVLATLIAAFGSSFQYGYNVAAINSPSEFMKDFYNYTYYDRVGEYMNEFYLTLLWSVTVSMFPFGGFLGSLMVGPLVNNLGRKGTLLFNNIFSIVPALFMGFSELAKSFEMIIVARVLVGICAGLSSNVVPMYLGELAPKNWRGALGVVPQLFITIGILVAQIFGLRGLLANEEGWPILLGLTGIPAVLQLLFLPFFPESPRYLLIQKKDEAAAKSALRRLRGWHDVDAEIEEILEEDRAEKAAGFISVLKLFKMRSLRWQVISIIVLMAGQQLSGVNAIYYYADQIYLSAGVNEDDVQYVTAGTGAVNVLITVCAIFVVELMGRRFLLLLGFSVCFTACCVLTGALALQDMISWMPYVSIACVISYVIGHALGPSPIPALLVTEIFLQSSRPAAYMVAGTVHWLSNFTVGLVFPFIQVGLGAYSFVIFAVICLLTTVYIFLIIPETKSKTFIEINRIFIKMNKVPGVHPEKEELKEFPPSTARQ, encoded by the exons ATGGAGCCGCAGGATCCAGACAAGAGGGAAGGG AGGCTGACACCTGTGATTGTCCTGGCGACACTGATAGCTGCCTTTGGGTCGTCCTTCCAGTATGGGTACAACGTGGCTGCTATAAACTCCCCTTCAGAG TTCATGAAAGACTTCTACAACTATACCTACTACGACAGAGTCGGTGAATACATGAACGAGTTCTACTTGACCTTGCTGTGGTCGGTTACCGTGTCCATGTTTCCCTTCGGAGGCTTCCTCGGCTCTCTCATGGTTGGCCCCTTGGTAAATAACTTAGGCAG AAAAGGAACCTTGCTGTTCAACAACATCTTCTCCATCGTGCCTGCGCTCTTCATGGGATTCAGTGAGCTCGCCAAGTCATTTGAGATGATAATTGTGGCCAGGGTTTTGGTGGGAATATGTGCAG GTCTGTCTTCCAATGTCGTCCCCATGTACTTAGGGGAGCTGGCCCCTAAGAACTGGAGGGGGGCCCTAGGGGTGGTGCCCCAGCTCTTCATCACCATCGGAATCCTTGTGGCCCAGATCTTTGGTCTTCGGGGTCTCCTGGCAAATGAAGAAG GCTGGCCCATCCTCCTCGGATTGACTGGGATCCCTGCTGTGCTGCAGCTCCTCTTCCTGCCCTTCTTCCCTGAGAGTCCCAGGTACCTGCTGATTCAGAAGAAAGATGAAGCAGCTGCCAAAAGCG CTCTGAGGAGGCTGCGTGGCTGGCATGATGTGGATGCGGAGATAGAGGagatcctggaggaggacagggctGAGAAGGCTGCGGGCTTCATCTCCGTGCTGAAACTGTTCAAGATGAGGTCCCTGCGGTGGCAGGTCATCTCCATCATTGTCCTCATGGCGGGCCAGCAGCTCTCCGGAGTGAATGCG ATCTACTACTACGCAGACCAGATTTACCTGAGCGCTGGAGTGAATGAGGACGATGTCCAATATGTGACGGCGGGCACAGGTGCTGTCAACGTGCTGATAACTGTCTGTGCC ATTTTCGTGGTGGAACTAATGGGAAGGAGATTCCTGCTcctcctgggcttctctgtctgttTCACCGCCTGCTGCGTGCTGACGGGTGCCTTGGCTCTGCAG GACATGATATCCTGGATGCCCTACGTCAGCATCGCCTGTGTCATCTCCTACGTCATAGGGCATGCCCTTGGGCCCA GTCCCATCCCCGCACTGCTCGTCACCGAGATCTTCCTGCAGTCCTCCCGGCCAGCTGCCTACATGGTGGCGGGTACTGTTCACTGGCTCTCCAACTTCACTGTGGGCTTGGTCTTCCCATTCATCCAA gTGGGCCTCGGAGCTTACAGCTTTGTCATTTTTGCCGTGATATGTCTTCTCACCACCGTCTACATCTTCCTGATCATCCCTGAAACCAAGTCCAAGACCTTCATAGAAATCAATCGGATCTTCATCAAGATGAACAAAGTGCCAGGGGTGCACCCAGAAAAGGAGGAGCTAAAGGAGTTTCCACCGTCAACTGCAAGGCAGTAA
- the LOC102401392 gene encoding solute carrier family 2, facilitated glucose transporter member 5 isoform X1 — protein sequence MRDMSDDESTGDTVSALGRLTPVIVLATLIAAFGSSFQYGYNVAAINSPSEFMKDFYNYTYYDRVGEYMNEFYLTLLWSVTVSMFPFGGFLGSLMVGPLVNNLGRKGTLLFNNIFSIVPALFMGFSELAKSFEMIIVARVLVGICAGLSSNVVPMYLGELAPKNWRGALGVVPQLFITIGILVAQIFGLRGLLANEEGWPILLGLTGIPAVLQLLFLPFFPESPRYLLIQKKDEAAAKSALRRLRGWHDVDAEIEEILEEDRAEKAAGFISVLKLFKMRSLRWQVISIIVLMAGQQLSGVNAIYYYADQIYLSAGVNEDDVQYVTAGTGAVNVLITVCAIFVVELMGRRFLLLLGFSVCFTACCVLTGALALQDMISWMPYVSIACVISYVIGHALGPSPIPALLVTEIFLQSSRPAAYMVAGTVHWLSNFTVGLVFPFIQVGLGAYSFVIFAVICLLTTVYIFLIIPETKSKTFIEINRIFIKMNKVPGVHPEKEELKEFPPSTARQ from the exons AGGCTGACACCTGTGATTGTCCTGGCGACACTGATAGCTGCCTTTGGGTCGTCCTTCCAGTATGGGTACAACGTGGCTGCTATAAACTCCCCTTCAGAG TTCATGAAAGACTTCTACAACTATACCTACTACGACAGAGTCGGTGAATACATGAACGAGTTCTACTTGACCTTGCTGTGGTCGGTTACCGTGTCCATGTTTCCCTTCGGAGGCTTCCTCGGCTCTCTCATGGTTGGCCCCTTGGTAAATAACTTAGGCAG AAAAGGAACCTTGCTGTTCAACAACATCTTCTCCATCGTGCCTGCGCTCTTCATGGGATTCAGTGAGCTCGCCAAGTCATTTGAGATGATAATTGTGGCCAGGGTTTTGGTGGGAATATGTGCAG GTCTGTCTTCCAATGTCGTCCCCATGTACTTAGGGGAGCTGGCCCCTAAGAACTGGAGGGGGGCCCTAGGGGTGGTGCCCCAGCTCTTCATCACCATCGGAATCCTTGTGGCCCAGATCTTTGGTCTTCGGGGTCTCCTGGCAAATGAAGAAG GCTGGCCCATCCTCCTCGGATTGACTGGGATCCCTGCTGTGCTGCAGCTCCTCTTCCTGCCCTTCTTCCCTGAGAGTCCCAGGTACCTGCTGATTCAGAAGAAAGATGAAGCAGCTGCCAAAAGCG CTCTGAGGAGGCTGCGTGGCTGGCATGATGTGGATGCGGAGATAGAGGagatcctggaggaggacagggctGAGAAGGCTGCGGGCTTCATCTCCGTGCTGAAACTGTTCAAGATGAGGTCCCTGCGGTGGCAGGTCATCTCCATCATTGTCCTCATGGCGGGCCAGCAGCTCTCCGGAGTGAATGCG ATCTACTACTACGCAGACCAGATTTACCTGAGCGCTGGAGTGAATGAGGACGATGTCCAATATGTGACGGCGGGCACAGGTGCTGTCAACGTGCTGATAACTGTCTGTGCC ATTTTCGTGGTGGAACTAATGGGAAGGAGATTCCTGCTcctcctgggcttctctgtctgttTCACCGCCTGCTGCGTGCTGACGGGTGCCTTGGCTCTGCAG GACATGATATCCTGGATGCCCTACGTCAGCATCGCCTGTGTCATCTCCTACGTCATAGGGCATGCCCTTGGGCCCA GTCCCATCCCCGCACTGCTCGTCACCGAGATCTTCCTGCAGTCCTCCCGGCCAGCTGCCTACATGGTGGCGGGTACTGTTCACTGGCTCTCCAACTTCACTGTGGGCTTGGTCTTCCCATTCATCCAA gTGGGCCTCGGAGCTTACAGCTTTGTCATTTTTGCCGTGATATGTCTTCTCACCACCGTCTACATCTTCCTGATCATCCCTGAAACCAAGTCCAAGACCTTCATAGAAATCAATCGGATCTTCATCAAGATGAACAAAGTGCCAGGGGTGCACCCAGAAAAGGAGGAGCTAAAGGAGTTTCCACCGTCAACTGCAAGGCAGTAA